A window of the Cannabis sativa cultivar Pink pepper isolate KNU-18-1 chromosome X, ASM2916894v1, whole genome shotgun sequence genome harbors these coding sequences:
- the LOC115712383 gene encoding uncharacterized protein LOC115712383 encodes MEVGQGVGGDELISTLETLVYSLQLRVKELEAENSKLSSQLSNCDCSEKEKKKVDDSVSIKTRRKKLTKKGYDQSIANRHSKRYVALKLMYFGQRFYGFSSEAQLEPSVESELFLALERTMLLVGDRKESQYSRCGRTDKGVSSIGQVVALFLRSKLKKACSDNQNSIEMVSREEYEGEIDYVRVLNRALPNDIRVLGWCPVPIDFSARFSCLGREYKYFFWGDNLDLLAMESSGEKFIGEHDFRNFCKMDALNVHAYTRRVKSFEIYPCDVRFQGNQLWAIRIKGSAFLWHQVRCMVAVLFMIGQGLESPDVIDTLLDVDRIPRKPQYLMAPEIPLVLHSCEFEDLKFICSSDAQQTLCKHLVKQCQTYHLQAAIYNEALLTSLPVLSDKSMLSNGNGKIKKKIAHIPLMSRPTEPSYAERRAKLETQDKSMKHQQIHRL; translated from the exons ATGGAAGTTGGGCAAGGAGTAGGTGGAGATGAACTCATCTCCACTTTAGAAACCCTAGTATACTCTCTCCAACTCAGAGTTAAG GAACTAGAGGCTGAAAATTCCAAGTTATCATCTCAGCTCTCAAATTGCGACTGTTCTGAG aaagagaagaagaaggttGATGACTCTGTTTCAATTAAGACTAGAAGAaagaaattgactaaaaaag GTTATGATCAAAGCATTGCGAATCGCCATTCCAAAAGATATGTTGCTCTCAAACTCATGTATTTTGGGCAGAG GTTCTATGGGTTTTCTTCAGAAGCACAATTGGAGCCAAGTGTGGAG TCTGAACTTTTCTTAGCTCTAGAAAGGACTATGCTTTTAGTTGGTGACAGGAAAGAGTCACAATATTCAAGATGTGGTAGAACAGATAAGGGGGTTTCCTCTATTGGGCAA GTGGTTGCTCTCTTCTTACGATCAAAGCTCAAGAAGGCTTGTTCAGATAATCAAAATTCTATTGAAATGGTTTCAAGAGAAGAATATG AAGGAGAAATTGATTATGTGAGGGTTCTGAATCGTGCCCTTCCGAATGATATTCGAGTATTAGGCTGGTGTCCTGTTCCAATTGACTTCAGTGCAAG GTTCAGCTGTCTGGGCAGGGAGTACAAATATTTCTTTTGGGGAGACAATCTAGATCTTTTG GCAATGGAAAGCTCTGGTGAGAAATTTATAGGTGAACATGACTTCCGAAATTTCTGTAAGATGGATGCACTAAATGTTCACGCCTACACGCGTCGTGTCAAGTCATTTGAAATTTATCCTTGTGATGTGAG GTTTCAAGGAAACCAACTTTGGGCAATCAGAATCAAAGGTAGTGCCTTCTTGTGGCACCAGGTCCGATGCATGGTTGCGGTACTATTCATGATTGGCCAAGGTCTTGAATCCCCTGAT GTAATAGACACATTACTGGATGTTGACAGGATACCAAGGAAACCTCAATATCTCATGGCTCCAGAGATTCCGTTGGTTCTTCATTCCTGTGAATTTGAAGATTTAAAGTTCATTTGCTCTTCAG ATGCTCAACAAACTCTGTGCAAGCACTTGGTGAAACAATGCCAAACCTATCACCTTCAAGCTGCCATCTACAATGAAGCCTTGCTTACCAGTTTGCCTGTATTAAGTG ATAAAAGTATGTTAAGCAATGGAAAtggaaaaatcaagaaaaagattGCTCATATTCCTCTCATGTCTCGGCCCACTGAGC CTTCATATGCAGAGCGCCGTGCCAAATTAGAGACTCAAGACAAGAGCATGAAGCATCAACAGATACATCGTCTTTAG